One window of the Candidatus Hydrogenedentota bacterium genome contains the following:
- a CDS encoding metallophosphoesterase has protein sequence MHANRNDMLAVVFFVLLGLATTSWAEESLIEESLERLRQNPPAAPDAIDFVVIADSNTLEPLEQSEVFKQSIREFNILQPDFVVQAGDIVLGGAAEGVPAQWDLFEQVIAACEPPYLPSPGNHDISDEATERIWLERIGPTHYSFRCGNSLFVLLNSEEVGAVDRISDEQAAWLKEQLDSTDAQNIFVFLHKPYFAHDGDPDDAEASWEKHWGNVAPLFRGHPVRAVFAGHEHVYRDCGVRDGVRYVICGGASVYGMRGAAEEGNFNHYLLVRVRGEQFSWAVIRPGAILAEDSVTSDRMDELYNIRNKWIAAGEVPVPLGSPANQDIEITIKNPHDAPLKSSIAWEPAPGWTVSPVEAAYEAPARDAAVLAFHVEADGPQGARFPVPSFRTRYALTQHGPAVDVVQDLKFVPVLEARRAKARPAIDGKLDEWGNAQMMPLVYPVGFDARDTDDLSSQLGFLWDDGFLYMAVKTHDNEFHQPYAGDIVWSADNVELFLDGWSWGLTLTEKGPEVFLYWGVDVSGETVNTDVRLAVTRAGAEVVYEAAFPQSHLKPLTLAASKSFRFNMLMNDLDPSGPQKKRHWLQLVPESGSEGSRPRVEVVLIK, from the coding sequence ATGCATGCGAACCGCAATGACATGCTGGCCGTCGTCTTCTTCGTCCTCCTAGGCCTGGCCACGACATCGTGGGCGGAAGAGTCCCTGATCGAGGAGTCGCTCGAGCGCCTGCGCCAGAACCCCCCAGCGGCTCCGGACGCCATCGATTTTGTCGTCATTGCCGATTCAAACACCCTCGAGCCTCTTGAGCAGTCCGAGGTATTCAAGCAGTCCATCCGCGAGTTCAACATCCTGCAACCGGATTTTGTGGTGCAGGCGGGCGACATCGTTCTCGGCGGCGCCGCAGAAGGGGTACCGGCGCAATGGGACCTGTTCGAACAGGTCATCGCCGCGTGTGAGCCGCCCTACCTGCCATCGCCCGGAAATCACGACATCAGCGATGAAGCCACCGAGCGCATCTGGCTCGAGCGCATCGGGCCAACCCATTACTCGTTTCGCTGCGGCAATTCCCTGTTCGTGCTCTTGAACAGCGAGGAAGTCGGCGCGGTCGACCGCATTTCGGACGAGCAGGCCGCCTGGTTGAAAGAACAGCTCGATTCGACCGATGCCCAGAACATCTTCGTGTTCCTGCACAAGCCCTACTTCGCCCATGACGGCGATCCTGACGATGCGGAGGCAAGCTGGGAAAAACATTGGGGCAATGTGGCGCCGCTGTTTCGCGGGCATCCGGTCCGGGCCGTTTTCGCGGGACACGAGCACGTCTACCGGGATTGCGGGGTCCGCGATGGCGTGCGTTACGTCATTTGCGGCGGCGCGTCGGTTTACGGGATGCGCGGCGCCGCGGAAGAGGGCAATTTCAACCATTATCTACTGGTGCGCGTGCGAGGGGAACAATTCTCGTGGGCCGTTATTAGACCCGGCGCTATCCTTGCCGAGGATTCCGTCACCAGCGACCGTATGGACGAACTCTATAACATCCGCAACAAATGGATTGCCGCCGGGGAAGTGCCCGTGCCGCTCGGCAGCCCTGCGAACCAGGACATCGAGATCACCATCAAGAACCCGCATGATGCCCCTCTGAAGTCCTCGATAGCGTGGGAACCAGCGCCGGGGTGGACGGTGTCGCCGGTGGAAGCGGCGTATGAGGCGCCTGCCCGAGACGCTGCCGTGCTGGCGTTTCACGTGGAGGCAGATGGTCCGCAAGGGGCCCGTTTCCCCGTGCCCTCGTTTCGTACCCGGTACGCCCTGACCCAGCACGGCCCCGCCGTGGACGTGGTGCAGGACCTGAAGTTCGTGCCAGTGCTCGAGGCCCGGCGCGCGAAGGCCCGGCCTGCGATTGATGGCAAGCTCGACGAGTGGGGCAATGCCCAGATGATGCCCCTTGTCTATCCCGTTGGGTTCGATGCCCGGGACACGGACGATCTCTCGAGCCAACTGGGGTTCCTCTGGGATGACGGTTTCCTGTACATGGCGGTCAAGACCCACGACAACGAATTTCATCAACCCTACGCCGGTGACATCGTATGGTCGGCCGACAACGTCGAACTGTTTCTCGACGGCTGGAGCTGGGGACTTACTCTCACGGAAAAGGGCCCTGAAGTTTTTCTGTACTGGGGCGTGGATGTGTCGGGCGAAACGGTGAATACCGACGTCCGGCTCGCCGTGACGCGCGCGGGCGCCGAGGTCGTTTACGAGGCGGCGTTTCCCCAGTCTCACCTGAAGCCTTTGACGCTCGCCGCCAGTAAGAGTTTCCGGTTCAATATGCTCATGAACGACCTTGACCCTTCGGGACCCCAGAAGAAAAGGCATTGGCTGCAACTGGTCCCCGAAAGCGGCTCGGAAGGAAGCCGCCCCCGCGTCGAGGTTGTGCTCATAAAATGA